One window of the Primulina eburnea isolate SZY01 chromosome 18, ASM2296580v1, whole genome shotgun sequence genome contains the following:
- the LOC140819980 gene encoding nudix hydrolase 17, mitochondrial-like: MTMQIKKLVALPARTGRHLQRYSQGFRLVVGCIPYRFRKTNKSPQNHEISIDDLEVLLISSQKSPRMMFPKGGWELDEDIRMAASRETIEEAGVIGLLEDKLGEWVFKSRSQDKYHEGSMFPLLVTEELDVWPEKDVRQRVWMSVNEAKEACAHPWMKDALEAFVCRFSARTRMVEEPLMLPRLGSCRVDELRLCRRAQNGDDDVDRYLIS; this comes from the exons ATGACCATGCAAATCAAGAAATTGGTGGCTTTACCTGCCCGCACAGGCAGACATTTGCAGCGTTACAGCCAGGGTTTTCGTCTGGTTGTCGG ATGTATCCCCTACAGATTCAGGAAAACCAACAAATCACCCCAAAACCACGAGATttcaattgatgatttggaggTTCTTTTGATTAGCTCTCAAAAGAGTCCAAGAATGATGTTTCCTAAG GGTGGTTGGGAACTCGATGAAGATATCAGAATGGCTGCTTCAAGAGAAACCATCGAAGAAGCCGGTGTAATCGGCTTACTCGAG GATAAATTAGGCGAATGGGTTTTCAAGAGCAGAAGCCAAGATAAATACCACGAGGGATCGATGTTTCCCCTCCTTGTCACAGAGGAACTCGATGTCTGGCCGGAGAAAGATGTCCGCCAACGAGTTTGG ATGTCTGTGAATGAAGCTAAAGAAGCATGTGCACATCCTTGGATGAAGGATGCATTAGAGGCCTTTGTCTGTCGATTTTCGGCTCGGACGAGGATGGTGGAAGAGCCTCTGATGTTGCCTAGACTAGGATCTTGCCGAGTGGACGAATTGAGATTGTGCAGGAGGGCTCAAAATGGGGATGATGATGTTGATCGTTATTTGATTAGTTGA